Proteins from a genomic interval of Fusarium oxysporum Fo47 chromosome I, complete sequence:
- a CDS encoding PLC-like phosphodiesterase, which yields MENPLRMTAETTRVAGHRGYSSAAPENTLSAFRKAREVGGRGVTCETDLALTRDGQLILIHDETVDRTTNGRGLVRNMDYADIAKLDAGLWFDKSFEKERVPLLRDALLLARELEIIYQLELKIYDRNDVLFPKLSALINELQCADLLQFSSFDFAQLRAAKQAIPEVPTVAISHSRLINPAAVAREAQVDAVNLEIQHFPSGEAHQLHKEGFAVFLHVPAPERLANLKSYGVDVEAQVVGWVREGLLDQLISDDVAQVVRILEQARQ from the coding sequence ATGGAAAATCCCCTACGAATGACGGCCGAGACGACCCGGGTCGCAGGGCATCGAGGTTACAGTTCTGCCGCCCCAGAGAACACTCTGAGCGCATTCCGGAAGGCTCGCGAGGTCGGTGGCAGAGGAGTCACCTGTGAAACTGACCTCGCTCTGACTCGGGACGGACAATTGATCCTGATTCATGACGAAACTGTCGACCGCACAACAAACGGTCGTGGCCTTGTGCGAAATATGGACTACGCGGACATCGCCAAACTTGACGCTGGTCTGTGGTTTGACAAGTCGTTTGAGAAAGAACGAGTCCCTCTGCTGAGAGATGCTCTGTTACTCGCCCGTGAGCTCGAAATCATCTACCAACTTGAGCTCAAGATCTATGACCGAAATGACGTGTTATTCCCAAAGCTGAGCGCACTTATCAACGAATTGCAATGCGCCGATCTTTTGCAATTCTCATCGTTTGACTTTGCTCAACTGAGGGCTGCTAAACAGGCCATCCCCGAAGTTCCCACAGTCGCCATCTCTCATTCACGACTTATCAACCCTGCCGCTGTGGCACGAGAAGCACAAGTGGACGCCGTCAACCTCGAGATCCAGCATTTCCCGAGCGGCGAGGCTCATCAACTTCACAAGGAAGGCTTTGCTGTCTTCCTGCATGTGCCAGCCCCTGAGAGGCTTGCAAACTTGAAGTCGTACGGGGTGGATGTGGAGGCCCAGGTTGTTGGATGGGTCCGTGAAGGACTATTAGACCAGCTCATTAGTGACGATGTGGCTCAGGTGGTTCGGATCTTGGAACAGGCTCGTCAGTGA
- a CDS encoding general substrate transporter: MDKFPVKSQTMEASLVADAEAAMLWEHSLTPSRAMKLYSKAVFYGAFVSLTLVMEGFDTKILGSLYAVPAFREAYGEQLPDGSYQISAPWQSGLGSIMGVTNIIGMFLGGWATERFGFRITMMTTLTSMPPIIFGFFFAPSLAVLAVTIFLFAIPLGIFQTVTTVYVTEIMPNALRPYLTSCYSLTWALGQLLNAVVFRGTLTLPSPWTYRVPFALQWFWPILIIGGVYAAPESPWWLVRQGRLEDAQAAVSRLTSEELDIDTQKLISLMVYTTEHERQVESGTSYLACFKGTNLRRTIIVIGVYLMQLLTGSQFRGYMTYFFLQAGLPTDQSFNMTIVALVLSVLGVLGAWIVMTYTGRRTMYLWGGALTIAIFTAIGGMGVKLHISSSSAMAWAIGSLIAVDGFVANLLVLPVTFVLVSEIPSSLLRSKSVVIARNFYSAINILAGVMTPYMLNPTAWNWGALAGFFWAGASIIGFVFTFFMVPESKGRTTAEMDILFEQKVHTRRFKEAEV; this comes from the exons ATGGACAAGTTCCCCGTCAAGTCACAGACCATGGAGGCCAGCCTCGTGGCAGATGCGGAAGCCGCCATGCTCTGGGAACATTCACTGACTCCCAGCCGCGCTATGAAATTATATTCCAAGGCTGTTTTCTACGGCGCCTTTGTGTCTCTCACGCTTGTCATGGAAGGCTTTGACACGAAAATCCTCGGTTCGCTCTATGCGGTGCCCGCTTTCCGGGAAGCGTATGGTGAGCAACTACCTGACGGGTCCTATCAGATCTCTGCGCCTTGGCAGAGCGGACTAGGCTCCATTATGGGTGTCACCAATATCATAGGCATGTTTTTAGGCGGATGGGCTACTGAGAGATTTGGCTTTCGGATCACCATGATGACTACTCTGACCTCAATGCCGCCCATCATCTTCGGCTTTTTCTTTGCCCCCAGCCTCGCGGTCTTGGCTGTTACTATTTTTCTTTTCG CCATTCCCCTCGGCATATTCCAAACTGTAACTACCGTTTATGTTACCGAGATCATGCCTAACGCACTTCGACCTTACTTGACTAGTTGCTATTCACTGACTTGG GCTCTTGGTCAACTTCTCAATGCGGTTGTCTTCCGTGGTACCCTGACTCTTCCTAGCCCATGGACATACCGAGTCCCTTTTGCTCTCCA GTGGTTCTGGCCGATCCTGATCATTGGTGGTGTCTATGCAGCACCAGAGTCACCTTGGTGGCTGGTACGCCAGGGCCGTCTCGAAGATGCCCAGGCTGCTGTTTCCAGATTGACCTCTGAGGAACTCGATATTGATACTCAGAAACTCATCTCGTTGATGGTTTACACCACAGAGCACGAGCGACAGGTTGAATCTGGAACGAGTTATCTTGCCTGTTTTAAAGGGACCAATCTCCGTCGAAcaatcatcgtcatcggagTTTATCTTATGCAGCTGCTGACCGGCTCTCAATTTCGAGGTTATATGAcatatttctttcttcaggCTGGCCTACCCACCGATCAGTCATTCAATATGACAATCGTTGCATTGGTGCTCTCAGTTCTTGGAGTCCTCGGCGCG TGGATTGTGATGACCTACACAGGCAGGAGAACAATGTATCTCTGGGGCGGCGCCTTGACAATTGCTATCTTTACTGCCATCGGCGGTATGGGGGTCAAGCTACAcatctcgtcatcttcagcaatgGCCTGGGCCATCGGATCTCTTATCGCAGTTGATGGATTCGTGGCCAATCTCTTGGTCTTACCAGTGACCTTCGTGCTGGTATCTGAAATTCCTTCTTCGCTGCTCCGGAGCAAGTCAGTTGTCATTGCGCGGAACTTCTACTCAGCCATCAATATTCTCGCCGGCGTTATGACTCCCTATATGCTAAACCCTACTGCATGGAACTGGGGTGCTCTTGCTGGTTTCTTCTGGGCTGGAGCTTCTATCATCGGGTTTGTGTTTACCTTCTTCATGGTCCCCGAATCTAAGGGCAGGACTACTGCTGAGATGGACATTCTGTTTGAGCAAAAGGTTCATACTCGACGGTTTAAGGAAGCTGAGGTT